In one Cervus elaphus chromosome 9, mCerEla1.1, whole genome shotgun sequence genomic region, the following are encoded:
- the HINT1 gene encoding histidine triad nucleotide-binding protein 1 has product MADEIAKAQVARPGGDTIFGKIIRKEIPAKIIYEDDQCLAFHDISPQAPTHFLVIPKKHISQISAAEDDDESLLGHLMIVGKKCAADLGLKKGYRMVVNEGSDGGQSVYHVHLHVLGGRQMNWPPG; this is encoded by the exons atggCAGACGAGATCGCCAAGGCTCAGGTCGCCCGGCCTGGCGGCGACACGATCTTCGGGAAGATCATTCGCAAGGAAATCCCAGCCAAAATCATTTATGAGGATGACCAG TGTCTTGCTTTCCATGACATTTCCCCTCAAGCACCAACACATTTTCTGGTGATACCCAAGAAACATATATCCCAGATTTCTGCAGCAGAAGATGATGATGAAAGT cttcttgGGCATTTGATGATTGTTGGCAAGAAATGTGCTGCTGATCTGGGCCTGAAGAAGGGCTATCGAATGGTGGTGAATGAAGGTTCAGATGGGGGCCAGTCTGTCTATCATGTTCATCTCCATGTTCTTGGAGGTCGGCAGATGAACTGGCCTCCTGGTTAA